From a region of the bacterium genome:
- a CDS encoding NAD(P)H-dependent oxidoreductase subunit E — translation MKPKERVTTDERPLPTPSSEVKMRFSPEAVKELEAIVTHYPDKKAALLPALWIAQREYGMVTPEAMMEVAVRMNRPFAEVAGVATFYTLYKTEPIGKHVIEVCTCLTCAVVGAFRLLDYLQEKLGIGSGETTPDGIFTIEEVECLNFCSAAPVIQIGDKYEGNLTPEKLNEIIDRLRSSEEPTITQMSNSVVKCQLHEGEV, via the coding sequence ATGAAACCGAAGGAGCGAGTAACAACCGATGAGCGTCCTCTGCCGACACCTTCGAGCGAAGTCAAAATGCGTTTTTCACCTGAAGCCGTTAAGGAGCTTGAGGCGATTGTGACGCATTATCCCGATAAGAAAGCCGCCTTGCTCCCCGCCCTCTGGATTGCGCAGCGAGAGTATGGAATGGTCACTCCCGAGGCGATGATGGAAGTAGCCGTCCGCATGAATCGTCCTTTTGCCGAGGTCGCAGGGGTAGCTACTTTTTACACGCTTTATAAAACGGAGCCAATAGGCAAACACGTTATTGAAGTTTGTACTTGTCTTACTTGCGCCGTAGTTGGGGCGTTTCGTTTACTTGATTATTTACAAGAGAAACTAGGCATCGGCTCCGGCGAAACGACGCCCGACGGCATATTCACCATCGAAGAGGTCGAGTGCCTAAACTTCTGCAGCGCCGCCCCGGTGATTCAGATTGGCGACAAATACGAAGGCAACCTTACCCCCGAAAAATTGAACGAAATCATCGACCGCCTACGTTCCAGCGAGGAACCCACTATCACCCAGATGTCCAATTCCGTCGTGAAATGCCAACTGCATGAGGGCGAGGTCTAA